Part of the Streptomyces sp. NBC_01264 genome, GGTCTCGAACATCTCGCGGCCGTAGATGCCCTTGATCGTGATCATCGAGGTGACGACCTTGGCCCAGTCGACGGCGAACTCCTGCGCCGGCAGGCCCAGCATGGCGATCCGGCCGCCGTGCGTCATGTTGTCGATCATGTCGCGCATGGCCTCGCCGCGACCGGACATCTCCAGGCCGATGTCGAAGCCCTCGCGCAGGCCGAGCTGGGCCTGCGCGTCGGCGATGGTCGCCTTCGAGACGTCGAGCGCGAGGGTGGCGCCGACCTTGCGGGCGATCTCCAGACGCTCCGGGCTGACGTCGGTGATGACCACGTTGCGCGCTCCCGCGTGCCGGGCCACGGCCGCCGCCATGATGCCGATCGGTCCCGCACCGGTGATCAGTACGTCCTCGCCGACCAGCGGGAAGGAGAGCGCGGTGTGCACGGCGTTGCCGAACGGGTCGAAGATCGCCGCGACGTCGAGGTCGACCTTGGCGCGGTGGACCCACACGTTCTGCGCGGGCAGGACCACGTACTCGGCGAAGGCGCCGTCGCGGCCGACCCCGAGCCCGATCGTGCTGCGGCACAGGTGGCGGCGCCCGGCCAGGCAGTTGCGGCACTTCCCGCAGACCAGGTGGCCCTCGCCGCTGACCAGCGCACCGACCTCGATGTCCTCGTGGACGTCCGCGCCGAGCGCGGCCACCTCGCCGACGAACTCGTGGCCGAGCACGAGGGGGGTCTTGACGGCGCCCTGCGCCCAGCCGTCCCAGGAACGGATGTGCAGATCCGTCCCGCAGATGCCGGTGCGCAGCACCTTGATCAGCACGTCGCCGGGGCCGTACTCGGGCTCGGGAACGT contains:
- the tdh gene encoding L-threonine 3-dehydrogenase — encoded protein: MKALVKHKAEPGLWLMDVPEPEYGPGDVLIKVLRTGICGTDLHIRSWDGWAQGAVKTPLVLGHEFVGEVAALGADVHEDIEVGALVSGEGHLVCGKCRNCLAGRRHLCRSTIGLGVGRDGAFAEYVVLPAQNVWVHRAKVDLDVAAIFDPFGNAVHTALSFPLVGEDVLITGAGPIGIMAAAVARHAGARNVVITDVSPERLEIARKVGATLALDVSKATIADAQAQLGLREGFDIGLEMSGRGEAMRDMIDNMTHGGRIAMLGLPAQEFAVDWAKVVTSMITIKGIYGREMFETWYAMTVLLEGGLDLSPVITGRYAYGDFEAAFDEAATARSGKIILDWTQA